Below is a window of Diaminobutyricibacter sp. McL0608 DNA.
CCCAGTTCGGATCGTTGCCGAAGATCGCGGCCTTGAAGAGGTTGCTGCGGGACACGGCCCGGCCGACCTCGACAGCGTCGTCTTCGGACGCTGCATTCACGACCTCGATCGCGATGTCGTGGGACGCGCCCTCCGCGTCCGCCTGGAGCTGCTCGGAGAGGCTCCGGCAGACCGAGGTCAGCGCGTCGGCGAAGACCGAAGCGTCCGGCTCGACGCCGCTCGCACCCGAACCCATCAGGGCGACGGTGTCGTTGGTCGACATGCAGCCGTCGGAGTCGAGGCGGTCGAAGGTGACCCGCGTCGCCGACCGCAGGGCTGCGTCCAGCTGCTGCGAGGTCAGGACGGCGTCTGTGGTGATCACGACGAGCATGGTCGCGAGACCCGGCGCCAGCATCCCGGCGCCCTTCGCCATCCCACCGACCGTCCACCCGTCGGGCGACGCGAACATCGCCTGCTTCGCGCGGGTGTCCGTCGTCATGATCGCTTCCGCGGCGGCGAGGCCGGCCTCGTCGGAATCGCTGCCGTCGGTCGCGATCGCAAGGGTCGCATCCCACACACCGACCTTCAGGAGGTCGAGGTCGAGCTGCTCCCCGATCAGGCCCGTCGAGCAGACCAGCACGTCGCCCGCCGACACCTCCAGTCGTGCCGCGACGGCCTCGGCCGTCTGATGGGTCGTCTGGAAACCTGCCGCCCCGGTGTAGCAGTTGGCGCCGCCGGAGTTCAGCACGATGGCGGAGACGACGCCGTCGGCGATGACCTGCTCGCTCCACAGCACAGGGTTCGCCTTGCAGCGATTGGTGGTGAAGACGGCGGCGGCGGCCTGGAGCGGCCCGAGGTTGCGCACGATCGCGAGGTCGCGCTTGCCGCTCGACTTCAGGCCCGCGGCGACCCCCGCGGCTGCGAATCCGGATGCTGTGGTGACGCTCACGGGGCGACTCCATTCACGTTGAGGCCGGTAGTCTCGGGGAGCCCGAGTGCAATGTTCGCCGACTGGATGGCCGCGCCCGCCGTGCCCTTGACGAGGTTGTCGAGAGCCAGCACGACGATGACTCGGCCGACGGCTTCGTCGAGGGCGAGTCCGATCAGGGCGGTGTTGGCGCCGAGCACGTCAGCGGTGCGAGGCACCTGGCCCTCGGGAAGCACGTGAACGAACGCTTCGCCGGCGTAGGCGGACTGCCACGCCTCACGCACCTGCTCTGCGGTGACCCCGGGCTTGAGCCGAGCCGTGACGGTCGCAAGGATTCCGCGGGACATCGGGACGAGCACCGGGGTGAAGGAGACCGTCGGGTTCTCGGCGCCGGCCAGCCTCAGGTTCTGCTGGATCTCCGGGATGTGCCGGTGCGTACCGCCGACGGCATACGGATTCGCGGAGCCCAGGATCTCGCTCGCGAGGTACATCGTCTTCAGGTTCTTGCCCGCGCCCGAGGGGCCGACCGCGAGAACGGAGACGATGTCCTGCTCCTCGACGATGCCGGCCGCGATTCCGGGAGCGACGGCGAGCGACACCGCGCTCGCGTTGCAACCGGGCGCGGCGATACGGGATGCGCCGACAAGGTGCTCACGCTGATGTCCGCCGCCGGCGAGCGGCAGCTCGGGCACCCCGTACGCCCACGCGCCGAAGTAGTCGCCGCCATAGAACGCCGCCCAGTCCGACTCGCTGGTGAGCCGGTGGTCGGCACCACAGTCGACGACCAGTGTGCCGGAGTCGAGCTGCGCGGTCAGTTCACCCGACTTTCCATGCGGCAGCGCGAGGAAGACGACGTCGTGACCAGCGAGATTCGCGGCGGTCGTCTCGACCAGGGTCAGGTGGGCGAACGAACGGAGATGCGGCTGGTGGGCGATCAGGGGCTGGCCCGCGTTCTGGAACGCGGTCACCGTGCGCACCTCGAAATCGGGATGCTCGGCCAGGATCCTGAGGAGTTCTCCGCCCGCGTAACCGGATGCTCCGGCTACGGCTACCGAGAAAGTCATGCTTCTACCTTATTGAGTGGACGACGTGGGAGAAGGACGGCGGCGCCCACGTCAAGCCCCCTCGGGGTCGCGCGTGCGTCGCCTAGATTCGGCGGTCGCCCAGGCGTCGACGCAGTGCGCCAGCGGCCACGAGGCCACGAGCGGAGAGGGTGCGCCGAACGGAAAGCATGCGGCAACCCTAGCGGGTCGCCGGGGTCGGGTCCAAGTCGGCGGGTGGCCGACCGATCAGTCGAGGGATCGGATGTACTCGACTCTGGGGTCGGCGGGGTCACCGGATGCTACGCAGAGTTCAGACGAATAGTGATTGTCATCCCACTGGTAGACCACGTTCACGTAGATCGCATCGGGGTCCCCGCTGGTGTGGTCGGACACGTAGGCGTCCGTGCCGGCAATGCCGAACGTGTTGTACTCCGGCGCGGGAGCCGGTCGCGGTCCCGACGGCCAGTTGCTCGCCGGCACGGCCGCTTCACACGCCGCGTAGACGGTCTGGATGTCGAAGCCGTTCAGCGTTTGCGCCGGCGGCGGCGCCGGTGTCGGTGTCGGTGTGGACGTCTCGGTGGGTGTCGGCGTAACAGACTCGGTGACCACCGGGGGCGCCGGTGGCTCGACGAACGGAAGATGCCCGGTAAGCGCGAGGGCGGTGCCACCGGTCGAGACGAGTACCGCGGCGACGATCAGCGAGACGAGGAAGGCGAGGCGGTGCGGCCGGATCCGCCGGGCGGAGTCATGCTCCACCTGTCGGACCAGCATGTCCGAGATCGCGTCGAGACGGTCGGAATCGAACGGGGACGCGTTGTTCGCTGCGTTCACTGCACACCTCCTGCGAGTGAGGTCGAATCCACCAGGTCGACGGTGAGGTCGACCAGCTTGCTCTTGGCGCGGGAGAGCCGGGACTTCACCGTTCCGACAGGGACACCGAGTGCGGCGGCGGTATCCGCGAGTTGCATCCCCTGGACGATGCACAACGAGACGACGTCCTGCTCCTTGGCCGACAGACGGGCGAACGCAGCTCTCACTGCGGCCCTCCTTGGCTCACCGTCGAGACGATCGTTCACTGTCGGTGCGAAGTCGTCCTGATGCCGAGGCGCAGGCAGACTTTCCATAGCCTGCCGATGACGGCGGCGCGTGCGTGAGAAGTTGCGGGCGACGTTGTTCGTCGTGACCAGGAGCCAGGGAACGATCGATCCGTTGACGATTCGGACCGAATCGCGTCGCCGCCAGGTCTCGAGGAAGACCAGCGCCGCGATGTCCTCGGCATCGTGGAACGAGTCGACCGAACGCATCGCCTGCCAGAGCACGCGCTTGCGGTACGCCTTGAAGAAGACCCCGAATGCGGCCGGATCGCCGGAGCGCGCGAGCACCCAGTCCTCTGGCTCGGCCCAGTCCTCGGGTTCAGCTTCCCCCAACACTGAAGACGTCATAACTCATAGTGTCCGGAAGTGCCGAAAAGGTTCCAATCACCCGCGAGGGCACGCTGGCGGGGCGACCGGGTGCCGAGACTCAGTCGCGGATGTGCGCGCCGAACAGCTCGGCCGCACGTGCGGCACCCGCGAGTTTTGCTTCGCTGGCCTCCGCCGCAGTGAGCGTGCGATCGTCTGCCCGGAAGCGAAGAGCGAAGGTGAGACTCTTCGTGCCCTCCGGAATCCCGGGGCCGCGATAGTCGTCGACCAGGCGGGCGTGCTCGAGCAGCTCACCCGCACCGTCGACGACGGCGCGCTCCACGTCGGCCGCGGGCACCTCGGCTGCGACGACCAGCGAGAGGTCCTGCGTCGCGGCGGGGAACCCGGTGATGTTCGATGCGACGAGATCACGTGGGGCCAGCTCGAAGAGCACGTCGAGGTCGAGTTCGAACACTCCGACGACCCGCGGGAGATCGCTCTCCTCGGCGAACGCGGGAAGAAGCTCCCCTGCGTATCCGATCCGGGTCTCCCCGTCGGCACCACGGACGATCAGCTCTGCCGTGCGGCCCGGGTGGAGTGCCTGATGCGCTCCCTGCGCAGGCTCGATGGCGACGCCGACAGCGGCTCCGACCTGCTCGACCATCGCCAGGACATCGGCGATGCCGGCGGCGACAGCGGGCTGGCCCGGCTGTTTGGGGATCACGTTGCCGACAACCAGTCCGGCGACATGCTGCGGCTGGGACGGAATACCCGCGTTCAGGCCGGACAGCACATCTTCTGGCGGAAGCGCAGCTCCGGGTGGAAGCGCGACGGAGCCGAAGGTCCCGTCCGGACTGGGCAGGAAGACGGTGCCGACCTCGTAGAGCTCCAGGTCGACCAGTCCGCGCGACAGGTTGCGCTTCGCGATCTCGATGAGCCCGGGGAGAAGTGACGTGCGCAGGTAGGGCACCGTCCCGTCGAGCGGGTTGGCGAGTTTCACCGCGGGCACGCGACCGGCGACCGGTGACCCGAAGGTGTCGTTCGCGCTCTCGGTGACGAACGGATAGGCGAGCACCTCGGTCGCGCCGTTGGCGGCGAGGGTCTCCGCCACCGAGCGCCGAAGCAGCTGGATGCGCGTCAGCCCGCGACCGGGAGGAGCGACAGGAAGCACGGACGGGATGCGGTCGTAGCCGACGATCCGCGCGACCTCTTCCGCGAGGTCGGACTTGTCGGTCAGATCGGGACGCCACGACGGCGGCACGACGCTCAGTCCAGTCGACGTCGCGGTGATCGCGCCGCCGATCTCAGCGAGGGCAGACTCGATCTCCGCGTCGGTGAAATCGACGCCGATCAGCGACGAGACGTAGCCTGCGGGCAGCCGGATCGCATCCGGGGTCACGCTCGTGTTGTGCAGTGAGCCGAGGTCGTCCGCGCGCCCGCCCGCGAGCTGCTCCAGCAGCTGGACGACGCGCGCCGCTGCGGCGACGGCGACCTGAGGGTCGACACCGCGCTCGAAACGCCGCGACGCCTCGCTCGGAAGCTTGTGCCTGCGCGCCGTTCGCGCGATCGACACCGGGTCGAAGTTCGCTGCTTCGACGAGAACGTTACGGGTCGACGAACCGATCTCGGTCGAGGCGCCGCCCATGACGCCGGCGAGCCCGATCGGCCCGGACTCGTCTGTGATCAGCAGGTCCTGGGGGTCGAGGGTGCGCTCCTGGCCATCGAGCGTGACCAGCTTCTCGCCCGCACGGGCACGTCGCACCGTGATGCCGCCGGTGAGCGCGTCGAGGTCGTAACCGTGGATCGGCTGGCCGAGTTCGAGCATGACGTAGTTGGTCACGTCGACGACGAGTGAGATCGAGCGGATGCCGGCCAGCTTGAGTCGCGCGATCATCCAGGCCGGGGTCGGCCTGCTCGCGTCGACATCGCGGACGACGCGCGTCACGAAGACGGAGGAGCCGACGCGCCCGCGGATCGGAGCGGCATCGTCGATCGTGACCGGGAAGGTTCCGCCGGTGGTGTGGCTCGGCAGCCCGCGCAGGAGCTCAGGCGCTGCCGCCGGGTCGCGGAATTCCACGCCGGTCGCGTGCGAGTACTCCCGAGCGATGCCGCGGATCGAGAAGGCGTAGCCGCGATCGGGCGTGACGTTGACCTCGACAGCGGTGTCGTCCAGTCCCAGGAGGCCGACCGCATCCGTTCCGACCGGAGGGTCGAGCTCGAGCGTGGTCAGACGAAGGATGCCGTCGTGCTCGTCGCCGAGGCCGAGTTCGCGAGCAGAGGCGATCATCCCGTCGGAGATGTGGCCGTACGTCTTGCGGGCCGAGATCGGGAACGGGCCGGGCAGCACCGCGCCCGGCAGCGACACTACGACCTTGTCGCCCGCGACGAAGTTGTGAGCGCCGCAGACGATCCCGCGAACGTCATCGCCGCCGTCAGCCGCCCGCGCGCCTTGCGGCGCCACGCGTACGTGGCACCAGCGAATGGTCTTGCCGTTCGACTGCGGCTCATCGACGAAGTCGAGCACCTGTCCGACCACCACGGGACCGGAGATCTCGAACGTGTGGACGTCTTCTTCTTCGAGGCCGACGGAGACCAGGGCTGCGTGCACCTGCTCGGCCGTCGTCCCCGGCTCGAGATCGACGTATTCGGCGAGCCAGCTGAGTGGGACGCGCATCAGACCACCATTCCGAACTGCTGCGAGAAGCGCACATCGCCCTCGACCATGTCGTGCATGTCTTTCACATCGTTGCGGAACATCAGCGCACGCTCGACGCCGACGCCGAACGCGAACCCGGAGTACACGTCCGGATCGATGCCGGCCGAACGCAGGACGTTCGGGTTGATCATTCCGCAGCCGCCCCACTCGATCCAGCGCGGCCCCTCCTTGAAGGTGGGGTGCCAGAGGTCCAGCTCGGCGCTGGGTTCGGTGAACGGGAAGTAGTTGGGGCGCAGCCGCACCTTGGCGTCGTCACCGAACATGTTCTTGACGAAGTGGTCGAGCGTTCCGCGCAGGTGGGCCATGGTCAGCCCCTTGTCGACCGCGATGCCCTCCGTCTGGTGGAACACCGGCGTGTGGGTCGCGTCGAGCTCGTCGGTGCGGAAGACGCGACCGGGTGCGATGCGATACAGGGGCAGGTCGTTCTCGAGCAGGGCGCGCAGCTGCACCGGCGACGTGTGGGTGCGCAGCACGAGGTGGGACGAGGTCGGCTCGACGAAGAACGTGTCCTGCATCGCGCGGGCGGGGTGGTCCTCGTCGAAGTTGAGGGCGTCGAAGTTGTACCACTCGCTTTCGAGCTCGGGGCCCTCGGCGACCTCCCAGCCCATGCCGACGAAGACGTCCTGGATGCGCTCCTGGAGCAGCGAGAGCGGATGCCGCGCACCCGGCTGCCAACGCGATGGCAGCGCGGTCACGTCGACCCGCTCGTCGGCGAGACGCTGTGCGTCCTCGGCGGCCTGGATGTCGGTCTCCTTCGCCGTGAACGCCTGGTTGACGCGAGCGCGGGCCTGCCCGACGAGCTTGCCGGCAGCTGCCTTCTGGTCGTTCGGCACGGAGCGCAGGCTCGCGTTCAGCCGCGCCAGCGGAGAGTGCTCGGCCGTGTGCTCGGCACGGACGACCTTCAGGGCAGCCGAGTCGGCGGCCCCGGCGATCGCCGTCAGCGCCGCCTGGACGGCGGCCTCGACCGCGGCTTCGGAGATTTCAGTGGGTTCGGACACGGAACCCAAGTTTAGTGCGAGCGGAGAGTCAGTCTGCCGCGTCCTGTGCGGAGTAGACCTCGTAGGCGGCATCCCAGAGTCCCTCGCGCCGGGGCGCATCAAGGCCTTCGAGCAGCAGGGTGAGACCGTCGACGAGCGAGTGCCAGCCGGCCGCGAAATCGGGGGCGGAACGGAGGCGACCCGCTCCGAATACGTCGGGGATCGCATCCTGGTCCAGCACGAGCAGCGTGCCGCCGTCCTGCTCGGCGAGACGGAACGTCACCGCAGAACGGGCCGGTCCCCAGGTGAACGAGAGCAGGCGTCCGGGCTCGAGCGCCAGAACCTCCATCGTGTGCGTCCCTTCCGGCACGTTCGAGTCGCCGAGCAGGAACGTGTCGCCGAGTTCGAGCGATCGCTCGCGGGCGGGATCGTCGGGCCACTCGACCACCGGCCAGAGCCAGCGGCCGATCCGGTCCGGCCGGCTCAGGGCATCCCACACCTGGTCGATCGGCGCATCGAGCAACCGCTCCAGGTGCACGCCGGACCGGCCGTCCGCGCGCACCATGCGCGCCGGGGTCAGGCCGGCCTCGCGACGGCGGTACTCCTCGAGCGCGGAATCGAACGCCGCGGGGTCGGCGGCCTCGCCGGCATAGCCGCGGTCGCCGAGGTCTCCAGGCTCCTCCTCGCCGCGGAGTTCGCGGTCGAGGTGGGTGAACACGTCTTCCCACACGGCTCCCCAGACGGCCGCGTTGACCGCCTGCGCCCGCCGGTGCGTGAGGGTGAGCACGACGTGGTCATCGCCGTGAGCGACGAGGTCCGCCTCGAGCTGCGCCTCGGCCTCGCCCGTGAACATCCAGAGCACGACGATGCGCTTCTCGGGCTCGCAGCTGAGCACGCGACCGGTCACGACGGGGAATCCGCCGCCCATCTGCAGCCGGTAACCGCCATCGTCACCGTCGGCCGAGTAATGGCCGAGCCAGCGCCCGAGGCGCTCGGGCTCGGTGAGCGCGCTCCACAGGTCGGCTGTCGTCGTCGCGTACTCGCGCTCCACCGTCACGGTGCGCCGGGACCCGTCGAGGGAGATGTCTCCGAAGATCGTCATGATGCCGCCTTCCCACTCTCGAATCGCGCGGCCTTCCCTGCCGCGATGCGCCCCCGCGCGAGTTCCGTCTCGATCGCATCGAGGTGCTGGTTCCAGAACGAACGGATGCCGTCCACCCACTCCGCGACGTCGTCGAAGGCGTCCGGGTCGAGTGCGTAGACCCGCTGCTGGCCGGCGGTGCGGCTGCTGACCAGACCGACCTCACGCAAGACGCGAAGGTGCCGGGATGCGCCGGGCTGGCTGATCCCGAACTTCTCGGTCACCGCATCGGACAGCAGTCCTGCCGTGCGCTCGCCTGCTGCCAGCAGTTCGACGATGTGCCGCCGGACCGGATCGCCGAGAGCTTCGAGCGCGTCCACTCGGCGAACATATCATCTTGCGTTTATATAACGCAAGGGTTAATCGATCAGGATCGCTGCGCGAAGGCCGACTCGTACAGGCAGACGGATGCAGCGGTCGCCAGATTCATCGACTCCGCGTTTCCGTAGATCGGCACCGTCACCGCGCGATCCGCGAGTGCGAGATCGTCGTCACCGAGGCCGCGCGCCTCGTTGCCGAACACCCAGGCGGTCGGCCGGGCGAGCAAGCCCTCCGTGCGCACCGCCAGGAGGTCGTCGCCCTTGATGTCGGCCGCCAGGATCTGCAGGCCCGCCGCGTGGGCCCGGCCCACCACATCCTCCAGGGTCGCTCCGACCGCGACCGGCACATGGAAGATCGAGCCGGTCGACGAACGCACGACCTTCGGATTGTAGAGATCGACCGTGCGTCCGGTCAGGATCACCGCATCCGCGCCCGCAGAGTCGGCAGCGCGGATGATCGTTCCCGCGTTCCCCGGGTCGCGCACCTCCTCGAGGATCGCGACGAGCTTCGGCTCCCCCGACAGGATGTCGCGAATCGACGTCGGAAACTGGTGGCAGACGGCCACGAAACCCTGCGGGGTGACCGTGTCGGCCATCGTCTCCAGCACGTGTTCGGAGGCGAACTCCACATCGACGCCGGCATCGACCGCCGTCTGGGCGATGTCGGTGTACCGTTCGAGCGCCGTGGGAGTCGCATACAACTCGACGACGAGCTCCGGACGGAACGTCAACGCCTCAGCGACAGCCTGCGGCCCTTCCAAAAGAAAGAGCCCGGTCTCAGACCGGGCTCCTCTTTTCGCCAGTTTCGCCACGGCTCGAACGCGCGGTGAGCGCGGGTTATCAAGCATGGCACCAGCCTATATGCGGTGACTGCAGTGCAGTGGCTACGCAGCCGCAGCCTTCGGCGCCGACGTGTCGGCGGGAAGCGCCTTCCTGGCCGTCTCGACGAGGGCCGCGAACGTGGCGGGCTCGTTGACAGCAAGCTCGGCGAGGATGCGACGGTCGACCTCGACACCGGCGAGACCCAGACCCTGGATCAGGCGGTTGTAGGTGAGGCCGTTCGCGCGGCTCGCGGCGTTGATGCGCTGGATCCACAGACGACGGAAGTCGCCCTTGCGCGCACGGCGGTCACGGTAGCTGTAGACCAGCGAGTGGGTGACCTGCTCCTTGGCCTTGCGGTACAGGCGCGACCGCTGACCGCGGTAGCCCTCGGCGCGCTCGAGGATGACCCGACGCTTCTTGTGGGCGTTGACAGCCCTCTTTACTCTTGCCATTTTCTTGTTTTCCTAACGTCGGGCGGCGTTACTTGCCGAGCATCTTCTTGATGACCTTGGCGTCGACTGGAGCGAGCACCTGGTCCTGGTTGAGACGGCGAGTGCGACGGCTGGACTTCAGCTCCAGGTGGTGGCGCATACCGGACTGCTGCTTCATGACCTTGCCGCTACCGGTCAGCTTGAAGCGCTTCTTCGCCCCGGAATGGGTCTTCTGCTTGGGCATTATTTCTCCTCGTTCGTCGCAGGCGTAGCCGGCGAACTCTCTTCGTCCTGCGCAGAAGGCTCTGCGGCAGCAGCCGATTCGTCCGCGGAGCTGTGGGCCCGCGCCTTCGAAGCGGCACGTTGTGCGTTGGCCTCGGCCTTGGCCTCTGACTTGTTCTTCAGAGGGCCGATGACCATGACCATGTTTCGACCGTCGATGGTCGGCGTCGATTCGACAGAACCGAACTCCGCGACATCTTCGGCAAATCTCTGGAGCAAGCGCACGCCCTGCTCTGGGCGGGACTGCTCACGGCCGCGGAACAGGATCATGGCTTTGACCTTGTCACCGGCCTTGAGGAAGCCCTCGGCGCGCTTGCGCTTGGTTTCGTAGTCGTGCTTGTCGATCTTGAGGCGGAAACGAACCTCTTTCAGGATCGTGTTCGCCTGGTTGCGCCGGGCCTCCTTGGCCTTCTGCGCAGCCTCGTACTTGAACTTGCCGTAATCCATGATCTTCGCGACAGGCGGCTTGGAGTTGGGAGCAACCTCAACCAGGTCCAGATCGGCTTCCTGCGCGAGACGAAGGGCGACCTCGATTTTCACGACGCCGACCTGCTCACCGCTGGGGCCGACGAGACGAACTTCGGGGACGCGGATACGGTCATTGGTACGGGGATCGCTGATGCGTTTCTCCTCTGATCAAAGCGATGCTTTCGGCCACGATCTCGTCGGGTGACGAAAGCGGCGAAGAGGAAATTCACGCACCACGAGCACCTGCGAAATAATTCGCAGGCCTGGTACGGCACCCTTGCTACCCTCGCGCTGGGTGCGCGACGGCGGAGTGCGAACAACCCGGTAACCTAGTAGCGGTCAAGCGCGGGTGGGAGAATCTCCACTTTCGTACCGAGACAGAAGCCTCGGAGCCCGAACGATTCTAACAGAGGAAATCAGTGAGCGACAGTTACACCCCTGAGGACGCCGACGCCTACGTCGACGAGGCCGTGCGAGACATCGCGGACGTCCCTGCTGTCGAGGTCATCACCACCACTGCAGTGCACCTCATGAGCGCCGCCGCGGTCAAGTGCGGGCTTGCCGACGACCCGTCGACGCAGACGGACCTGGACGAGGCGCGCAAGCTGATCGACGCGCTCGCGGGGCTGGTGACGGCCAGCGCTCCGCACATCGGCGACCAGCACGCGCGAAGCCTCCGCGATGGGCTCCGTTCGCTGCAGCTGGCCTTCCGCGAGGCCTCCCCCATCCCCGACGAGATCGGCAAAGGCCCGGGCGAGAAATGGACCGGCCCGGTCAACTGAGCTCTCTGGCTGCGCCGGTCCCCGCCCGGCGCAGCGTGGCTTCGCTGTGCCTATTGGCTGCGCCGGTCCCCGCCCGGCGCAGCGTGGCTTCGCTGCGGCCCGGCGCGACGGCCCTTCGCTTCGCTGCTACCGGACGTTGATCGCAGCCAAAGCTGTGCGGACGGGCCCGGCGCGACCGCCCTTCGCTGCGCGCTACCGGGGGTTGACCGCGGTGAGGGCGGTGCGGACGGCGGCGATGGTGCGGGCGACCGCGATCTCGTCGGTCGCCCAGTTGCTGACCGAGAAGCGGAGCACCGCGCGGTCCCTCCAGCGGGACGGCGAGGCGAAGACCGACCCCTCGGCCTGCAGCGCCGCGGCCAGGCCTGCGATCTCATCGTCGTCGTCCAGGGCCAGGCAGACCTGCGTGAACACGACATCGTTGAGGATGGTCACTCCGGGCAGCTCTGCAAGACCACGCGCGAGGGCTGCAGCGCTGTCCCCGAGCCGCTGGACGAGCGCATCCACGCCGTGCCGCCCGAGCCAGGCGAGGGTCGCCCAGACCGGAACACCGCGGGCGCGCCTCGACATCTCCGGGACCTTCTCGTACGGATCGAAGCCCTCGGCTGGACGCGGCAGATATGCGGCATGGATGCTGAACGCACCGTTCATCGCGACAGGGTCGGCGACGATCGCGATGCCGCAGTCGTAGGGGACGTTCAGGGTCTTGTGCGCATCCGTCGCCCACGAATCCGCAGCCTCGTAGCCGCTCGTCAGGTGGCGGAGACGGGACGCGGCGCCCGCCCACAAGCCGAACGCGCCGTCCACATGCACCCACGCACCCGCTTCGTGCGCGACCGCGATCGCGCCTTCGAAATCGTCGAACGCTCCCGAGTGCAGATTGCCGGCCTGCAGGGCGACGATCGCCGGGCCCTCGCCCGCCGCCAGGGTCTCGCGCAACAGGTCGACGCGGATGCGCCCCTGCTCATCCGACGGAACGGTCACGGGCTGCCCGAGACCGGCGTAGCGCGCCGCCAGGTCGACCGACGTGTGACGTTCGGCACCCGCGATGAAGCGGATGCGCGGGCCGCCCGCCAGACCGTCACGGTTCACATCCCATCCCGCCGCGCGCAGCACCTGGGTGCGCCCGGCGATGAGCCCGACCATGTTCGCGGTCGTAGCTCCGGTCACGAAGCCGACGTCGGCCGTCGACGGCAGCCCGAGCAGGTCCAGCAGCCAGTCCCCTGCGACTTCCTCGGCACCGACGACGCCGGGGGTGGCATCGCGCATCCCTGCGTTCTGGTCCCAGGCTGAGACGAGCCAGTCGGCACCGAGTGCGACCGGAAAGGTGCCGCCCATCACCCAGCCGTAGAACCGCGACGACTGGATGCCCATCAGGCCCGGTTCGACGGCACCGGTCAGCCGCTCCAGCACGGCATCCGGATCGGCGCCATCCTCGGGAAGCCGCTCGCCGAGCTGCTCGCGCACCTCGCCGATGCGCTCAGCCGGCGGGATCGGACGCTCCTCGAAACCGTGCAGCCAGGCTTTGGCGGTGGCCGCCGTCCGGTCGATTATGTCGTCGTAGTCTGCGTGCATCAGCGCACCCGCTTCCGTGCGCCGAGCGCACAGCACCGATTGTCCTACCGGCCGCCCAGTGGGGTCAACGCGCGGCCACGGGGTCAGGCGGATGCGGCGAGCTCGACGCGCAGGGAGTCCACGCGGGTGGCGATCACGTCATCGGCCGCCCAGCGCTGCGCGAGACGGCCGAGCACGGTGTCGAGTTCTTCCCGGGTCAGGCCCTGGGCCAGTTCCAGCCGGACGACGAGATCTTCGCCCGCGAGGCGCGCATCCGGGTCACCCGATCGCAGCGAGAGGTCGTGGACGCCGAGCTCGGAACCGATCGATGCGGTGAAAGCCGAGAACACCTCCGGGTCGAGATGGGAGGGAAGCCACGGCTGCGACTGCGCGATCGCCCACAGGGCCGGTCGGCGGAAGACGAACTCCGTGTCGGACAGAGGATCGAGCACGACGAGATCTGTCTGCTCACCTGCCGCCGCCAATGCGACACGAGCTCCGTCGGCCGGTACCGGCCTGGCCTTCGGATTCCAGCGCTGCATCGCCTGCACCGACGAGAACACGGGCAGTACCGTCCTGCCGTCCGGCCCTTCCACGGTCACGATGGCGAGCTCCTGCGATTTGTCCACCAGGTGCCCGGCTTCCGTCACACCCGTTTCACCGAGCTGGGCGACGAGCGGGATGAGCAGACGCACGTGGCGCACGGCGTCGACCACCACATCCGCTGTCGCTTCTCCCGATCGGAAGCGCTCGATCGACTGGATGAGCTCAGGCGGAGCCGAACCG
It encodes the following:
- a CDS encoding RNA polymerase sigma factor, yielding MTSSVLGEAEPEDWAEPEDWVLARSGDPAAFGVFFKAYRKRVLWQAMRSVDSFHDAEDIAALVFLETWRRRDSVRIVNGSIVPWLLVTTNNVARNFSRTRRRHRQAMESLPAPRHQDDFAPTVNDRLDGEPRRAAVRAAFARLSAKEQDVVSLCIVQGMQLADTAAALGVPVGTVKSRLSRAKSKLVDLTVDLVDSTSLAGGVQ
- the argC gene encoding N-acetyl-gamma-glutamyl-phosphate reductase; amino-acid sequence: MTFSVAVAGASGYAGGELLRILAEHPDFEVRTVTAFQNAGQPLIAHQPHLRSFAHLTLVETTAANLAGHDVVFLALPHGKSGELTAQLDSGTLVVDCGADHRLTSESDWAAFYGGDYFGAWAYGVPELPLAGGGHQREHLVGASRIAAPGCNASAVSLAVAPGIAAGIVEEQDIVSVLAVGPSGAGKNLKTMYLASEILGSANPYAVGGTHRHIPEIQQNLRLAGAENPTVSFTPVLVPMSRGILATVTARLKPGVTAEQVREAWQSAYAGEAFVHVLPEGQVPRTADVLGANTALIGLALDEAVGRVIVVLALDNLVKGTAGAAIQSANIALGLPETTGLNVNGVAP
- the pheS gene encoding phenylalanine--tRNA ligase subunit alpha: MSEPTEISEAAVEAAVQAALTAIAGAADSAALKVVRAEHTAEHSPLARLNASLRSVPNDQKAAAGKLVGQARARVNQAFTAKETDIQAAEDAQRLADERVDVTALPSRWQPGARHPLSLLQERIQDVFVGMGWEVAEGPELESEWYNFDALNFDEDHPARAMQDTFFVEPTSSHLVLRTHTSPVQLRALLENDLPLYRIAPGRVFRTDELDATHTPVFHQTEGIAVDKGLTMAHLRGTLDHFVKNMFGDDAKVRLRPNYFPFTEPSAELDLWHPTFKEGPRWIEWGGCGMINPNVLRSAGIDPDVYSGFAFGVGVERALMFRNDVKDMHDMVEGDVRFSQQFGMVV
- the argJ gene encoding bifunctional glutamate N-acetyltransferase/amino-acid acetyltransferase ArgJ, which gives rise to MSVTTASGFAAAGVAAGLKSSGKRDLAIVRNLGPLQAAAAVFTTNRCKANPVLWSEQVIADGVVSAIVLNSGGANCYTGAAGFQTTHQTAEAVAARLEVSAGDVLVCSTGLIGEQLDLDLLKVGVWDATLAIATDGSDSDEAGLAAAEAIMTTDTRAKQAMFASPDGWTVGGMAKGAGMLAPGLATMLVVITTDAVLTSQQLDAALRSATRVTFDRLDSDGCMSTNDTVALMGSGASGVEPDASVFADALTSVCRSLSEQLQADAEGASHDIAIEVVNAASEDDAVEVGRAVSRSNLFKAAIFGNDPNWGRVLAAVGTTGAEFDPYGIDVAINGVQICSAGEPDQPRGLVDLTPRAVHVLIDLHAGTNTATILTNDLTHDYVHENSAYAS
- the pheT gene encoding phenylalanine--tRNA ligase subunit beta, which produces MRVPLSWLAEYVDLEPGTTAEQVHAALVSVGLEEEDVHTFEISGPVVVGQVLDFVDEPQSNGKTIRWCHVRVAPQGARAADGGDDVRGIVCGAHNFVAGDKVVVSLPGAVLPGPFPISARKTYGHISDGMIASARELGLGDEHDGILRLTTLELDPPVGTDAVGLLGLDDTAVEVNVTPDRGYAFSIRGIAREYSHATGVEFRDPAAAPELLRGLPSHTTGGTFPVTIDDAAPIRGRVGSSVFVTRVVRDVDASRPTPAWMIARLKLAGIRSISLVVDVTNYVMLELGQPIHGYDLDALTGGITVRRARAGEKLVTLDGQERTLDPQDLLITDESGPIGLAGVMGGASTEIGSSTRNVLVEAANFDPVSIARTARRHKLPSEASRRFERGVDPQVAVAAAARVVQLLEQLAGGRADDLGSLHNTSVTPDAIRLPAGYVSSLIGVDFTDAEIESALAEIGGAITATSTGLSVVPPSWRPDLTDKSDLAEEVARIVGYDRIPSVLPVAPPGRGLTRIQLLRRSVAETLAANGATEVLAYPFVTESANDTFGSPVAGRVPAVKLANPLDGTVPYLRTSLLPGLIEIAKRNLSRGLVDLELYEVGTVFLPSPDGTFGSVALPPGAALPPEDVLSGLNAGIPSQPQHVAGLVVGNVIPKQPGQPAVAAGIADVLAMVEQVGAAVGVAIEPAQGAHQALHPGRTAELIVRGADGETRIGYAGELLPAFAEESDLPRVVGVFELDLDVLFELAPRDLVASNITGFPAATQDLSLVVAAEVPAADVERAVVDGAGELLEHARLVDDYRGPGIPEGTKSLTFALRFRADDRTLTAAEASEAKLAGAARAAELFGAHIRD